In Listeria monocytogenes, the following proteins share a genomic window:
- a CDS encoding NADAR family protein: MSLHNKNILPPLWLAYPEIERYSIGWRMGYGEDYQTKFFEWWETLSSSEKLEYQTLFPEPITWDGWWEDKHPDEIISHGDFCVPIWEQSGLPKYNFNQMKNENQPELYLFENCYFSHCWMEEFSVSTQKYCCMEQFMIEQKAELFNDTTTKQKVLETNSLEQIQALDKEVQSFDQDIWDKFKYAIALYGNWNKFNQKRILRDYLLSTGYSILVETNPSGSPNMPNPLKRHGQNLLGLALMELRDELRRVWENESLCDWNLVK, from the coding sequence ATGTCATTACACAATAAAAACATCCTGCCGCCTCTCTGGTTGGCTTATCCAGAAATTGAACGTTATTCTATTGGATGGCGCATGGGATACGGCGAAGATTATCAAACTAAATTTTTTGAATGGTGGGAAACTCTTTCTTCCTCAGAAAAACTAGAATACCAAACTCTATTTCCAGAACCTATCACTTGGGATGGCTGGTGGGAAGATAAACATCCCGACGAAATTATTTCTCACGGAGACTTTTGTGTCCCAATCTGGGAACAGTCTGGCTTGCCTAAATATAACTTTAATCAAATGAAAAATGAAAATCAGCCTGAACTTTACTTATTTGAGAATTGCTACTTCAGCCACTGCTGGATGGAAGAGTTCTCTGTTTCCACTCAAAAATACTGCTGCATGGAACAGTTTATGATAGAGCAAAAAGCTGAGTTATTTAATGATACGACTACGAAGCAAAAAGTTTTAGAAACAAATTCTCTAGAGCAAATTCAAGCACTTGATAAAGAAGTACAGTCATTTGACCAAGATATTTGGGATAAATTCAAATATGCTATTGCGTTATATGGAAACTGGAACAAATTTAATCAAAAGCGCATTTTAAGAGATTACTTACTTTCAACAGGATATAGCATTTTAGTTGAGACAAATCCTAGTGGTTCTCCCAATATGCCTAATCCGCTGAAACGGCACGGACAAAATCTTCTAGGGTTGGCACTAATGGAATTACGGGATGAACTCCGTCGTGTTTGGGAAAACGAATCTTTATGTGATTGGAATCTAGTAAAATAA
- a CDS encoding DUF3267 domain-containing protein: MERKLVQEINLLENKKLVMNLNIVAIVIVLVLTVLGIVFSGGFQITNGLAGVMWLGVGYLVAIIIHEAVHGIFFKAFRPEAKVKFGFKNGMAYAGSPGAFYTKAQFFIISIAPFIVLTGLFIFLRFLGVNEAVLYLIFALHTSGCVGDFYYCILLINQPAGIVVEDTDKGISFYSEG; the protein is encoded by the coding sequence ATGGAAAGAAAATTGGTTCAAGAAATAAATTTACTAGAAAATAAAAAATTGGTTATGAATTTGAATATTGTTGCGATTGTTATTGTGCTTGTATTAACTGTTTTAGGAATTGTTTTTTCAGGCGGTTTCCAGATTACAAATGGTTTGGCGGGAGTTATGTGGCTTGGCGTAGGTTATTTAGTAGCAATTATTATTCACGAAGCCGTACACGGGATTTTCTTTAAAGCATTTCGTCCAGAAGCAAAAGTGAAATTTGGTTTTAAAAATGGGATGGCTTATGCTGGAAGCCCCGGAGCATTTTATACGAAAGCACAATTCTTTATTATTTCGATTGCGCCATTTATCGTTCTTACGGGTTTGTTCATTTTTCTGCGATTTCTTGGGGTGAATGAAGCGGTTCTTTATTTAATTTTTGCGTTACATACGTCTGGTTGTGTCGGGGATTTTTACTACTGCATTCTCTTGATTAATCAACCGGCTGGAATCGTTGTAGAGGACACGGATAAGGGAATTAGTTTTTATTCAGAAGGTTAA
- a CDS encoding aldo/keto reductase family oxidoreductase, which produces MKRITIGNSALTASEISLGCMRMADLSKEDANKVINTALENGIDFFDHADIYGGGKSEEVFADAIDMNATIREKMILQSKCGIRQGFFDFSKEHIIASVEGSLKRLKTDYLDTLLLHRPDTLFEPEEVAAAFTELEKSGKVRHFGVSNQNPGQIELLKKYVDQELIANQLQFSIMHTGMIDTGFNVNMTIDPSLDRDGGILEYSRLNNMTIQAWSPFQYGFFEGVFLDNDKFPELNKVIDKIAADKGVTNSAIAVAWIQRHPASFQTVVGTMNPGRIADIAKASDVTLSREEWYEIYRAAGNQLP; this is translated from the coding sequence TTGAAACGTATAACAATTGGTAATAGCGCTTTAACAGCTTCAGAAATTTCGCTAGGATGTATGAGAATGGCGGATCTTAGTAAAGAGGATGCCAACAAAGTGATTAATACAGCACTTGAAAATGGCATTGATTTTTTTGACCACGCGGATATTTATGGCGGCGGTAAATCAGAGGAAGTTTTTGCTGATGCAATTGATATGAATGCAACTATTCGTGAAAAAATGATTCTTCAATCAAAATGCGGAATTCGTCAAGGATTCTTTGATTTTTCAAAAGAGCACATTATTGCTTCTGTGGAAGGTAGCTTAAAACGCCTGAAAACAGACTATTTAGATACACTTTTACTTCACCGTCCGGATACACTTTTCGAACCAGAAGAAGTAGCGGCAGCTTTCACAGAATTAGAGAAAAGTGGAAAAGTGCGTCATTTCGGCGTAAGTAATCAAAATCCAGGTCAAATTGAACTATTGAAAAAATACGTAGATCAAGAATTAATCGCCAACCAACTGCAATTTAGTATTATGCATACGGGTATGATTGATACTGGTTTTAATGTGAATATGACGATTGATCCTTCACTTGATCGTGACGGCGGTATTTTGGAATATAGTCGCTTAAACAACATGACAATCCAAGCATGGTCACCGTTCCAATATGGTTTCTTTGAAGGAGTTTTCTTGGATAACGATAAATTCCCTGAATTGAATAAAGTAATCGACAAAATTGCTGCTGACAAAGGTGTAACTAATTCAGCTATAGCGGTTGCGTGGATTCAGCGCCACCCAGCGAGCTTCCAAACAGTGGTTGGTACAATGAATCCGGGAAGAATTGCTGATATTGCAAAAGCTTCTGACGTAACACTTAGCCGCGAAGAATGGTATGAAATTTACCGTGCGGCTGGCAACCAATTACCTTAA
- a CDS encoding heavy metal translocating P-type ATPase has protein sequence MKEWMKQNWQFITTGISGILIVIGCLVGSEVGDFWTAVIFLSAFVIGGFEQAKEGIQATIQTKKLNVELLMILAATGASIIGYWFEGAILIFIFSVSGALETYTTNKSKREITKLMAFQPERAFRLLPNGDLEEVAAKELQLDDMLFVRPGESVPIDGVIVRGSTTLNEAAINGESVPATKTVGADVFGGTVNVSSAITVKVTQTFDNTIFSKIIRLVESAQSEPSKTARFIERFEDAYVKAVLLFVLVMMFLPHFALGWSWNETFYRAMVLLTVASPCALVASVTPATLAAISNGARHGILFKGGVHLENLRGVKAVAFDKTGTLTNGTPELTDRLFAENVDKQQVINVVGAMERQSLHPLAAAITQDLEAEITEKLTEIEVTDVPGWGVQAVYREAIWQVGKAGFVGNEEARVFSNGAFERLAGEGKTIVYVAKDGVIQAMFALKDTCRPEAIRTIKALQAKGIKTIMVTGDNEQTGAAIQAELGMDYVVSGCLPEKKVDVLKELSVTYGSVAMVGDGINDAPALAHAAVGIAMGEGTDIAMETADVVLMKNDLEKIPYAYNLSERLHWITWQNICFAIAVILVLITANVFQLINLPFGVVGHEGSTILVILNGLRLLRSNRKK, from the coding sequence ATGAAGGAATGGATGAAGCAGAATTGGCAATTTATTACGACGGGCATTAGCGGGATTTTGATTGTGATTGGTTGTTTGGTCGGTAGTGAGGTTGGCGACTTTTGGACAGCGGTTATTTTCCTAAGTGCCTTTGTTATCGGTGGTTTTGAGCAAGCTAAAGAAGGCATTCAAGCGACTATCCAAACGAAAAAGTTGAATGTGGAGCTCTTAATGATTTTAGCGGCTACTGGTGCATCGATTATTGGTTATTGGTTTGAAGGGGCCATACTTATTTTTATTTTCTCGGTTAGTGGCGCTTTAGAAACGTATACGACCAATAAAAGTAAGCGCGAAATCACGAAATTAATGGCATTTCAACCAGAACGTGCCTTTCGTTTGCTTCCTAATGGAGATTTAGAGGAAGTGGCTGCAAAGGAGTTACAACTGGATGATATGTTATTTGTTCGGCCTGGAGAAAGTGTCCCAATTGATGGAGTCATTGTTCGAGGTTCAACTACTTTAAATGAAGCAGCCATTAATGGGGAATCAGTGCCAGCGACGAAAACAGTTGGTGCGGATGTGTTTGGCGGGACGGTCAATGTAAGCAGCGCCATCACGGTCAAAGTAACGCAAACATTTGATAATACGATTTTTAGTAAGATTATTCGTTTAGTAGAATCGGCTCAAAGTGAACCTTCGAAAACTGCTCGCTTTATTGAACGATTTGAGGATGCTTATGTAAAAGCAGTTCTATTATTTGTGTTAGTAATGATGTTCTTGCCTCATTTTGCTTTAGGGTGGTCGTGGAATGAGACGTTTTATCGTGCGATGGTTTTACTAACGGTTGCTTCCCCTTGTGCGCTAGTGGCTTCGGTAACGCCTGCGACTTTAGCGGCAATTTCGAACGGTGCACGTCACGGGATTTTGTTTAAAGGCGGCGTACACTTGGAAAATTTGCGCGGTGTAAAAGCTGTTGCATTTGATAAAACCGGGACGCTGACAAATGGTACACCAGAACTGACAGATCGGTTATTTGCTGAAAATGTCGATAAGCAACAAGTAATCAATGTAGTTGGAGCGATGGAGCGACAATCTTTACATCCGTTAGCTGCGGCTATAACGCAAGACCTAGAGGCGGAAATCACCGAAAAGTTAACAGAAATTGAAGTGACGGATGTACCTGGATGGGGAGTACAAGCGGTCTACCGTGAGGCGATTTGGCAAGTTGGTAAGGCTGGATTTGTCGGAAATGAGGAAGCTAGAGTATTTTCAAATGGTGCATTTGAGCGACTTGCGGGTGAAGGGAAAACGATTGTATATGTAGCCAAAGACGGCGTGATTCAAGCTATGTTTGCCCTTAAAGATACATGCCGGCCTGAAGCCATTCGTACAATCAAGGCGCTTCAAGCAAAAGGAATTAAAACCATAATGGTGACAGGAGATAACGAACAAACAGGTGCAGCGATTCAAGCCGAACTCGGAATGGACTATGTTGTTTCCGGTTGTTTACCTGAGAAAAAAGTGGATGTGTTAAAAGAATTGTCGGTTACTTATGGCAGTGTGGCAATGGTTGGCGATGGAATTAATGATGCTCCGGCTCTTGCACATGCGGCGGTTGGAATTGCAATGGGCGAGGGGACAGACATCGCGATGGAAACAGCGGATGTTGTTTTAATGAAAAATGATTTGGAGAAAATCCCATATGCTTACAACCTTTCTGAACGGCTTCACTGGATTACTTGGCAAAATATTTGTTTTGCGATTGCGGTGATTCTTGTTTTGATAACAGCGAATGTTTTCCAACTAATCAATTTGCCATTTGGCGTTGTGGGACATGAGGGAAGTACTATTTTAGTTATTCTAAATGGGCTTAGGCTCCTTCGATCCAATCGGAAAAAGTGA
- a CDS encoding transaldolase family protein, whose amino-acid sequence MFLDTGNLEEIKKALQFPFFEGVTTNPTILLKENKPRNTHIANIPAKVVFVQAAGLTEEEIWEDVLRIQAIEPAEGTVIGLKIPAHEAGIKVIAKVRANFPNEIILATAIFSSEQGYIAALSGADYLAPYYNRMEVSGLDAAKTIEELRYVLDLQGLEDVKIMGASFKNSRQIMQALASGADTVTIGYDLFLQMMNKPLALESIEKFNEHQAALPK is encoded by the coding sequence ATGTTTTTAGATACGGGGAATTTAGAGGAAATAAAGAAAGCGCTTCAATTTCCGTTTTTTGAAGGTGTAACCACTAATCCGACTATTTTATTAAAGGAGAATAAGCCGAGAAACACGCATATAGCGAATATTCCAGCCAAAGTTGTGTTTGTGCAAGCGGCTGGGTTAACGGAAGAGGAAATCTGGGAAGATGTCCTTCGAATTCAAGCAATTGAGCCGGCAGAAGGTACGGTAATCGGGTTGAAAATCCCAGCCCACGAAGCCGGGATAAAAGTCATCGCAAAAGTTCGCGCTAATTTTCCAAATGAAATTATTTTAGCAACAGCAATTTTCTCATCGGAACAAGGTTATATTGCAGCGCTCTCTGGGGCAGATTATTTAGCGCCATATTATAATCGCATGGAAGTAAGCGGACTAGACGCAGCGAAAACAATAGAAGAACTACGATACGTGTTAGATTTGCAAGGTCTAGAAGATGTAAAAATCATGGGAGCAAGCTTTAAAAATAGTCGTCAAATCATGCAAGCATTAGCTAGTGGAGCTGATACCGTTACGATCGGCTATGATTTATTTTTACAAATGATGAACAAACCTCTAGCGCTTGAAAGTATTGAAAAATTTAATGAACATCAAGCTGCTTTACCAAAATAA
- the ltaP gene encoding lipoteichoic acid primase LtaP: MILFYFLLIIGKFTFAYFQIFKDPNFLALGMDLLFIVLLLGLIHLFAPVRSHIYWYAGMSLFIGILMLVCVLYARFYNEVPTYHSFSLIGEVGVVKNSASSLLSGTDWLYILDIILLPFILYFHIKKGHEFPSFRLTSRVYGVSFISTLLVLSGFTYFMMQQNIISDSKRAKRMGIFTFNISTALTGADHVKAADITAKNVNDIKGVSVKSNPDYFGAAKGKNLIIVQLESFQRNLTNVKINGQSITPTLDSLQNETMYSNQFFQTVSKSNTADAEWSVYTSTFPSGYYTNTQTYGDRVIPSMPRLLGKNDYKTATFHTNDASFYNRDEFYPAVGFDKFYDRKFFGDEDVIGFSPSDEVLYNKAFPILEEQYKNNQKFYAQLISVSSHMPFDIPKDKQEIDLPSDLKDTELGNYFEAVHYADKQLGEFIQKLKDSGIWDDSVVVFYGDHHIIKTDQLPEEQKKYVNRSTQLKANPADDYRIPFFLHYPGMENPGEIKNVGGEIDIMPTVMNLLGIKTGDQIMFGTDILNSSNNYVPERYTMPEGSYFTNSYMYQPDESFETGAATNYDGTNKELSSDVKKRFDASRKLLQYSDSYVNNLPLRDEDK, translated from the coding sequence TTGATTTTATTTTATTTTTTATTAATTATTGGTAAGTTCACTTTCGCCTATTTCCAGATTTTTAAAGATCCTAATTTCTTGGCACTTGGAATGGACCTGCTGTTTATCGTCTTACTTCTTGGATTAATTCATTTATTCGCACCGGTTCGCTCGCACATTTATTGGTATGCAGGAATGTCTTTATTTATTGGGATTCTAATGCTCGTATGTGTACTTTACGCCCGGTTTTATAATGAAGTCCCAACATACCACAGCTTCTCTCTTATCGGTGAGGTTGGCGTAGTTAAGAACAGTGCTTCAAGCCTGCTAAGCGGGACAGACTGGTTGTACATCTTAGATATTATTTTGCTACCATTTATCCTTTATTTCCATATCAAAAAAGGACACGAGTTCCCTTCATTCCGCCTAACTAGCCGTGTTTATGGCGTATCATTTATTAGTACGCTGCTCGTTTTAAGTGGTTTTACTTATTTTATGATGCAACAAAACATTATCAGTGACTCCAAGCGCGCAAAACGAATGGGAATTTTCACATTTAATATCAGTACTGCGCTTACTGGTGCAGATCATGTTAAAGCCGCAGATATTACTGCAAAAAACGTGAATGACATCAAAGGTGTATCGGTTAAGTCGAATCCCGATTACTTCGGTGCTGCTAAAGGGAAAAATCTTATTATCGTTCAACTCGAGTCATTCCAGCGTAATTTAACGAACGTCAAAATTAACGGTCAGTCGATTACGCCTACATTAGATAGCTTACAAAACGAAACCATGTATTCCAACCAATTTTTCCAAACTGTCTCTAAGTCAAATACGGCTGATGCGGAATGGTCCGTTTATACATCGACTTTCCCAAGTGGTTATTATACAAACACACAAACTTACGGCGACCGGGTAATCCCGTCTATGCCTCGTTTACTTGGCAAAAATGATTATAAAACAGCGACCTTCCATACAAATGATGCTAGTTTTTACAATCGCGATGAATTTTATCCTGCTGTAGGATTTGATAAGTTTTATGATCGTAAATTCTTTGGCGATGAGGACGTTATCGGCTTCTCTCCTAGTGATGAAGTGCTTTATAACAAAGCCTTTCCGATTCTAGAAGAGCAGTACAAAAACAACCAAAAGTTCTATGCGCAATTAATTAGTGTAAGTAGTCATATGCCATTCGATATTCCGAAAGATAAGCAAGAAATCGACTTACCGAGCGATTTAAAAGATACAGAACTTGGTAACTATTTCGAAGCGGTTCATTATGCGGATAAACAACTTGGTGAATTCATTCAAAAATTAAAAGATAGCGGCATTTGGGATGATTCTGTTGTCGTTTTCTACGGCGATCATCACATTATCAAAACCGACCAACTACCTGAAGAACAAAAAAAATACGTCAATCGTTCCACTCAGTTAAAAGCAAATCCAGCTGATGATTACCGTATTCCATTCTTCTTACATTATCCTGGCATGGAAAACCCTGGTGAAATTAAAAATGTTGGTGGCGAAATTGATATTATGCCAACTGTCATGAATTTACTTGGCATTAAAACTGGTGACCAAATTATGTTTGGAACCGATATCCTCAACTCATCAAATAATTACGTACCTGAACGCTACACAATGCCAGAAGGAAGCTATTTCACCAATTCTTACATGTACCAACCAGATGAAAGCTTCGAAACTGGTGCAGCAACGAATTATGATGGAACAAACAAAGAACTTTCGAGTGATGTGAAGAAACGCTTTGACGCTAGCCGAAAACTCTTACAGTATTCCGATAGCTATGTAAACAACTTACCATTACGAGACGAAGATAAATAA
- a CDS encoding amino acid permease, whose product MNSLFRRKPIEDLMHNKSGSTHLKQTLGPLDLTLLGVGAIVGTGIFILPGTVAAKNAGPAIIFSFVIAAIVCAIAAMCYSEFASSVPVAGSAYTYGYVVFGELIGWLLGWALILEYGLAVASVASGWSSYLNALLSGFHISIPKAISGSFNPEVGTFINLPAIIIVLVIAFLLTLGIKESTRVNTIMVALKVGVILLFLVVGVFYVKPDNWQPFMPFGISGVMNGAALVFFAYLGFDAVSSAAEEVKNPQRTMPIGIIGSLLICTVLYVAVSAVLTGMVPYTDLNVTDPVAYALQVINQDWVAGIVSLGAVVGMITVILVMSYGATRLIFAMGRDGLLPKVLAEINQKYQTPVKNTWIFAVIVAIISGLVPLDRLAELVNIGTLLAFMMVSIGIIFLRKNKDIQARGFKVPFYPVLPIVSFLLCAFLISRLSVHTWILCGIWFVIGLIVYFAYGRKHSELLKK is encoded by the coding sequence ATGAATTCATTATTTAGAAGAAAACCGATAGAAGATTTAATGCATAATAAAAGTGGTAGCACGCATTTAAAGCAAACACTTGGACCGCTTGATTTAACTTTACTTGGGGTCGGGGCGATTGTCGGAACGGGGATTTTTATTTTACCTGGAACAGTGGCTGCGAAAAATGCGGGACCAGCGATTATTTTCTCTTTTGTGATTGCGGCGATTGTTTGTGCGATTGCAGCAATGTGTTACTCGGAGTTTGCATCTAGTGTTCCTGTTGCAGGGAGCGCCTATACGTATGGTTATGTTGTTTTTGGTGAGTTAATTGGATGGTTGCTTGGTTGGGCACTTATTTTGGAATACGGGCTTGCAGTGGCTTCTGTAGCAAGTGGATGGTCTTCTTATTTAAATGCGTTGCTTTCAGGCTTCCATATCTCTATTCCAAAAGCCATATCTGGGTCTTTTAATCCAGAAGTAGGTACATTTATTAATTTACCAGCAATTATTATTGTTCTTGTTATTGCCTTTTTATTAACGCTTGGAATAAAAGAGTCCACGCGTGTGAATACGATTATGGTGGCTTTAAAAGTCGGCGTTATTTTACTTTTCTTGGTTGTTGGCGTATTTTATGTCAAACCGGATAACTGGCAACCGTTTATGCCATTTGGAATTAGTGGGGTTATGAATGGTGCGGCGCTAGTGTTCTTTGCTTATTTAGGTTTCGATGCCGTTTCCTCCGCAGCAGAAGAAGTGAAAAATCCGCAACGAACGATGCCGATTGGAATTATTGGTTCGCTACTTATTTGTACGGTGTTATATGTGGCTGTATCCGCTGTTTTAACTGGAATGGTGCCGTACACAGATTTAAACGTAACAGATCCAGTGGCTTATGCTTTGCAAGTGATTAACCAAGATTGGGTAGCTGGCATTGTATCACTTGGCGCGGTTGTTGGGATGATTACAGTAATTTTAGTAATGAGTTACGGGGCGACTAGACTGATTTTTGCGATGGGACGTGATGGTTTATTACCAAAAGTACTTGCAGAAATTAATCAAAAATACCAAACGCCTGTTAAAAACACCTGGATTTTTGCAGTGATTGTTGCAATTATTAGTGGGCTTGTGCCATTGGATCGATTGGCTGAGTTGGTTAATATTGGAACACTCTTGGCGTTTATGATGGTGTCTATCGGGATTATCTTTTTACGTAAAAATAAAGATATTCAAGCGAGAGGATTCAAAGTACCATTTTACCCAGTTCTTCCTATTGTTTCGTTCCTATTATGTGCGTTTTTAATTAGCCGTTTGTCTGTTCATACGTGGATTCTTTGCGGAATTTGGTTTGTTATTGGATTAATTGTGTACTTTGCTTATGGTAGAAAACATAGCGAATTACTTAAAAAATAA
- a CDS encoding VOC family protein, with product MVEISEELRLGEVVLNVGHLKEMAGFYQEVIGLKLLEENERMVRLGVSGSDEALLVLKKIDNAVVPEVPRIGLFHTAFLLPTRESLADVLLHLAKSGYPIDGAGDHAYSEALYLHDIEGNGIEIYADRPKAEWMRDGDGNLPMVTEQVDVDSLLQIATGEPFTGMPNGTIIGHVHLQVADADKAEQFYKEALGMNLTTAIPTARFFAAGDYHHHIGSNVWAGRNLENRGENETGLGWFTIITPDKEAITANLEQQGYDVKRIENTISVTDSNGIKIHFK from the coding sequence ATGGTAGAAATTAGTGAAGAGTTACGACTAGGCGAAGTTGTATTGAATGTTGGACATTTAAAAGAGATGGCAGGCTTTTATCAAGAAGTAATTGGTTTGAAGTTATTAGAGGAAAATGAGCGAATGGTTCGGCTCGGCGTGAGTGGGTCTGATGAAGCTTTACTTGTTCTTAAAAAGATAGATAATGCGGTTGTTCCAGAAGTGCCGCGGATTGGCTTGTTTCATACCGCCTTTCTTTTACCAACGCGAGAAAGTTTAGCAGATGTGTTACTTCATTTAGCTAAGTCAGGTTATCCGATTGATGGGGCAGGCGATCATGCGTATAGTGAGGCACTTTATTTACATGATATTGAAGGTAATGGTATTGAAATTTATGCGGACCGCCCAAAAGCAGAATGGATGCGTGATGGAGATGGCAATTTACCGATGGTGACAGAACAAGTTGATGTGGATTCGTTGCTTCAAATTGCGACAGGCGAACCGTTCACGGGGATGCCAAACGGAACGATAATTGGTCATGTGCATTTACAAGTGGCAGATGCTGACAAAGCAGAACAATTTTATAAAGAGGCACTTGGAATGAACTTAACGACCGCTATTCCGACAGCTAGGTTTTTCGCTGCTGGTGATTATCATCATCACATTGGATCAAATGTCTGGGCAGGGCGTAACTTGGAAAACCGAGGAGAAAATGAAACAGGACTCGGATGGTTTACGATTATTACTCCTGATAAAGAGGCGATAACAGCTAATTTAGAACAACAAGGATATGATGTAAAACGAATAGAAAATACTATTTCTGTAACGGACTCGAATGGAATTAAAATACACTTTAAATAA
- a CDS encoding magnesium transporter CorA family protein, producing MIEFFKTTNGKMEQLSALEDGCWVKVTAPTDEEIEILSKEMDVPKPYILDALDSEERSRIELKRAEQDVRHSLVIVDYPYESKDELGYAMYETLPIGIVLTRKHLVTITLRDLPILKDVESMKLEEYDTTNHKQFLLKLLYAVSYYYLKYLNQIIKQTNNLEIQIKQSMKNEQLYAFMAVQKSLVFFATALQSNKAILDKMEDVEHFMQQEDNHDLLRDVIIENKQAIAMTDTYTQIISGMSDVFSSVISNNLNIVMKFLTSFTIILSLPTIVASIYGMNIKLPFMHNEHAFALILLFTLLITTGVTVIFWRRKYF from the coding sequence ATGATTGAATTTTTTAAGACAACTAATGGAAAAATGGAGCAACTTTCTGCTTTAGAAGATGGTTGTTGGGTAAAAGTTACTGCTCCAACAGATGAAGAAATAGAAATATTAAGCAAGGAAATGGATGTACCAAAACCATATATTTTAGATGCATTAGATTCTGAGGAGCGGTCTAGAATAGAATTGAAACGAGCAGAACAAGATGTCAGACATTCACTAGTCATTGTGGATTATCCATACGAATCAAAGGATGAACTAGGTTATGCGATGTATGAAACACTTCCGATTGGGATCGTTTTGACTAGAAAACATCTCGTAACAATCACGTTGCGAGACTTACCAATTCTAAAAGATGTGGAGTCAATGAAGTTAGAAGAATATGATACAACCAATCATAAGCAATTTTTGTTAAAATTATTGTACGCTGTATCTTATTATTACCTCAAATACTTAAATCAAATCATTAAACAGACAAATAATTTAGAAATACAGATTAAACAATCGATGAAAAATGAGCAACTGTATGCTTTTATGGCAGTTCAGAAAAGTTTAGTGTTTTTTGCAACAGCTCTTCAATCGAATAAAGCAATTCTCGATAAAATGGAAGATGTGGAACATTTTATGCAGCAAGAGGACAATCACGATTTGCTCAGAGATGTTATTATTGAGAATAAGCAAGCAATTGCGATGACGGATACATACACCCAAATAATTAGCGGGATGTCCGACGTATTTTCTTCGGTTATTTCAAATAATTTGAATATCGTGATGAAATTTTTAACATCTTTTACGATTATTTTGTCATTACCAACGATTGTGGCTAGTATTTATGGGATGAATATTAAGCTACCGTTTATGCATAATGAGCACGCGTTTGCATTAATTCTTTTATTTACGCTATTAATTACAACGGGGGTAACAGTGATTTTTTGGCGTAGAAAGTACTTTTAA
- a CDS encoding GntR family transcriptional regulator produces the protein MEKQTYEKLAYYTIKEKILSGKLHVGQHISEAGIAKELSISRTPVRKAIAVLVSEELIEYELNRGAIVIESSMSAGRFIELLEMAEILVVQTIEKCKNKNLTYKPEQGNALLAEMREIQKEEDVEAYLSLLSKWLLQFVAQLANSYAEDIVRKMKRDFFNKAQKDIKIIPVLLEEETMETLEQLTYYMVEKKHDLAKEVIQKLVNLYIIRTFR, from the coding sequence ATGGAAAAACAAACATACGAAAAATTAGCATATTATACAATCAAAGAAAAAATTCTCAGTGGAAAGCTTCATGTAGGGCAACATATTTCAGAAGCTGGTATTGCAAAAGAATTATCTATTAGTCGAACGCCAGTCAGAAAAGCAATTGCGGTTTTAGTATCCGAAGAGTTAATCGAATACGAGCTGAACCGGGGGGCAATTGTGATTGAAAGTAGCATGAGCGCTGGGCGTTTTATTGAATTACTAGAGATGGCTGAAATCCTTGTTGTACAAACAATTGAAAAGTGTAAAAATAAAAACTTAACCTATAAACCAGAGCAAGGTAACGCATTATTAGCGGAAATGCGCGAAATTCAAAAAGAAGAAGATGTAGAGGCTTATTTGTCCTTACTTAGCAAATGGCTGTTACAATTTGTGGCGCAGTTGGCTAATAGTTATGCCGAGGATATTGTCAGGAAAATGAAGCGTGATTTCTTTAATAAAGCGCAAAAAGATATTAAAATAATTCCTGTGCTCTTGGAAGAAGAAACGATGGAAACGTTAGAACAATTAACTTACTACATGGTAGAAAAGAAACACGATTTAGCAAAAGAGGTAATACAAAAATTAGTGAATTTGTATATTATCCGTACATTTAGATAG